GACAGGGTGCTCCATGACCCTGCCTGCATGAAGCGGTTTCTGCTTACCGTATCCATTGATGTAACATCCATGTTCAGGGACCCGGGATTTTACCTTGCCATAAGGAAAAAGGTCATACCCCTGCTGAGAAACCAGCCCTTCATACGGATCTGGGATGCAGGCTGTTCCAGCGGCGAGCAGGCTTATTCCCTTGCTATTCTGCTTGAGGAGGAGGGACTGTATGGTAAAATAAAGGTTTACGCCACCGACTTGAATGACGAACTTTTAGAGAGGGGAAAGGCAGGGATATATCCGCTGAAAAAGATGAAGGAATATACGGAAAACTATAAAAAGGCAGGGGGAAGCATGCCATTTTCTAATTATTATACCGCAAGGTACGAGAATGCCCGGTTCAAGTCATCTCTGAAGAAGAATATCGTCTGGGCACCGCACAACCTTGTTACCGACGCCTCTTTTAATGAATTCCACCTCATACTCTGCCGTAATGTAATGATATATTTCAATAGATCCTTGCAGAACAGAGTCCATAAACTATTGTATGAAAGTCTTGCCATCTCCGGCGTTCTGGGTCTGGGCAGTAAGGAATCCCTCAACCTTACGCCCTATGATGATTACTATGAGGAGCTGGATGGAAGGGAGAAGCTGTATAGGAAGATCAAGTGAAGGGCAAACTCACGGTGCAGAAACCAGAAATCAAGGGGCTCGTAGTTATCGGCGCCTCACGGGGTGGGATGCGGGTTTTGGAGAAACTGCTGTCCGCCCTGCCGAAAGAGTTCTCACTGCCTGTGGTTGTGGTACAGCATCGTGGAGGAGACACTGAAGACGTGCTGGTCAGACTTCTTCAGGAACATTGCGCCCTGACGGTAAAAGAGCCT
The window above is part of the Syntrophales bacterium genome. Proteins encoded here:
- a CDS encoding protein-glutamate O-methyltransferase CheR, which encodes MKSSNKEVEEIEIGLLLEGIYRQYGYDFRDYAPASLKRRILKAMADEKLNTVSALQDRVLHDPACMKRFLLTVSIDVTSMFRDPGFYLAIRKKVIPLLRNQPFIRIWDAGCSSGEQAYSLAILLEEEGLYGKIKVYATDLNDELLERGKAGIYPLKKMKEYTENYKKAGGSMPFSNYYTARYENARFKSSLKKNIVWAPHNLVTDASFNEFHLILCRNVMIYFNRSLQNRVHKLLYESLAISGVLGLGSKESLNLTPYDDYYEELDGREKLYRKIK